A stretch of Desulfotalea psychrophila LSv54 DNA encodes these proteins:
- the murA gene encoding UDP-N-acetylglucosamine 1-carboxyvinyltransferase → MEKLFIEGGRPLHGSVKISGAKNAALPLMAATLLAPGKHILRNVPELRDTKTLLQVMAELGVTSQRDGDVLTIDSTHLKHCEASYDLVRTMRASVLVLGPLVARLGQARVSKPGGCAIGDRPINLHLMGLETLGAKCIQEHGYVDVEVDGRLQGGTIYFDVPSVTGTENLLMAATLAEGTTVLQNAAREPEIANLVDMLVGMGARIEGRDSDELTIHGVEQLGQADCVIIPDRIEAGTYLIAIAASGGAGKVTHCQPEHLSALLTKLRATGLLLEADESTISISFPEGKTVSDLSCVDIKTMPYPGYATDLQAQFMALMCLATGSSVVNETIFENRFMHVAELERMNADIKINGGSAVVTGNGVAGLVGAPVMATDLRASSSLVIAGLAATGQTEVRRIYHLERGYEKLEEKLTGLGARVWKEQS, encoded by the coding sequence ATGGAAAAATTGTTTATTGAGGGTGGGCGCCCACTCCACGGTTCTGTGAAAATTAGTGGTGCTAAAAACGCAGCTCTGCCCCTTATGGCAGCAACTCTGCTTGCTCCTGGTAAGCATATTTTGCGCAACGTTCCCGAACTTCGTGATACTAAGACCTTGCTTCAGGTCATGGCTGAGCTTGGGGTGACCAGTCAACGTGATGGGGATGTTCTTACCATTGACAGCACCCACCTGAAGCACTGTGAGGCCTCCTACGATCTAGTCCGCACCATGCGTGCCTCTGTGCTTGTTCTCGGCCCTCTTGTCGCCCGTCTTGGACAGGCTCGTGTTTCTAAGCCCGGTGGATGTGCCATTGGCGACCGACCCATCAATCTCCACCTCATGGGTCTTGAAACCCTGGGGGCAAAGTGTATCCAGGAACATGGTTATGTGGATGTCGAGGTGGACGGTCGCCTGCAGGGAGGGACAATTTATTTTGATGTGCCTTCGGTAACGGGAACCGAAAATTTGCTTATGGCTGCAACACTTGCCGAAGGTACTACCGTACTGCAAAACGCTGCCCGTGAGCCTGAGATTGCTAATCTGGTGGATATGCTGGTGGGTATGGGCGCTCGTATCGAAGGTCGGGACAGCGACGAGCTGACCATTCATGGGGTAGAACAGCTTGGCCAAGCAGATTGTGTTATCATTCCCGATCGAATCGAGGCAGGCACCTATCTCATCGCCATTGCTGCAAGCGGTGGCGCAGGCAAGGTAACTCATTGCCAACCTGAACATCTCTCAGCCCTTTTGACCAAACTTCGGGCCACAGGACTCTTGTTGGAAGCGGACGAGAGCACTATTTCTATATCCTTTCCCGAGGGGAAAACTGTTTCTGATCTCTCCTGCGTGGATATTAAGACCATGCCATATCCGGGTTATGCAACGGATCTGCAGGCACAGTTTATGGCCCTTATGTGCCTTGCCACCGGTAGTTCCGTGGTTAACGAGACTATCTTTGAAAATAGATTCATGCATGTTGCCGAGCTGGAAAGGATGAATGCCGATATTAAGATTAACGGCGGCAGTGCTGTGGTTACCGGCAATGGTGTCGCGGGACTTGTTGGTGCTCCTGTTATGGCAACGGATCTCCGGGCAAGCTCCTCTCTGGTTATAGCAGGTCTTGCCGCCACCGGCCAAACGGAGGTGAGACGTATCTATCATCTTGAGCGTGGCTATGAAAAGCTTGAGGAGAAGTTGACAGGCCTTGGTGCTCGGGTCTGGAAAGAGCAGTCCTAA
- the prmC gene encoding peptide chain release factor N(5)-glutamine methyltransferase, with protein MHVAQLMQRAVLVLAEAGVESALVDVQLLLGHCLGKTRTELFLYPENPVSSGSEAAFNLLLARRVQREPLAYILGEQEFWSLDFKVNSHVLIPRPETEFMLEKVLASAGAWRESVTPVLDLCTGSGVIAVVLAKELGRPVVAVDISEEALQVARFNAHRHHVAINFIRSDLFANIEPLHQFGLIVSNPPYVSRGAIAHELEPEVASYEPHLALDGGAGDGLDFIRRMRDDLPKYLSLGGEVFIEFGADQGAAIADLFAEPGSDGSSFTDVHVLQDYARRDRVLYARLLSHN; from the coding sequence ATGCATGTTGCCCAATTGATGCAAAGAGCGGTTCTTGTCCTCGCTGAAGCCGGTGTTGAAAGTGCTTTGGTGGATGTGCAGTTATTACTTGGACACTGTTTGGGTAAGACACGTACCGAGCTTTTTCTTTATCCGGAGAACCCTGTCTCTTCTGGGTCTGAGGCTGCCTTTAACCTTTTGTTGGCAAGGCGTGTGCAGCGTGAGCCCTTGGCCTATATTCTTGGTGAGCAGGAATTTTGGTCCCTGGATTTCAAGGTAAATTCCCATGTCCTCATTCCCCGTCCTGAAACAGAGTTTATGTTGGAGAAGGTTCTGGCAAGCGCTGGTGCCTGGCGGGAATCGGTAACTCCTGTCCTTGACCTCTGTACCGGCAGTGGTGTTATTGCCGTTGTCCTGGCCAAGGAGTTAGGACGACCTGTTGTGGCCGTGGATATTTCCGAGGAGGCTCTGCAGGTTGCCCGTTTTAACGCCCATCGTCACCATGTCGCCATTAATTTTATTCGAAGTGATCTCTTTGCAAATATTGAGCCCCTGCATCAGTTTGGTCTGATTGTTTCTAATCCTCCCTATGTGAGTCGCGGGGCCATCGCCCATGAGCTGGAACCTGAGGTCGCCTCCTATGAACCCCATCTGGCACTTGACGGTGGCGCAGGCGATGGTCTTGACTTTATCAGGCGTATGCGGGATGATCTTCCCAAATATTTAAGCCTTGGTGGTGAGGTCTTTATAGAGTTCGGTGCAGATCAGGGTGCTGCCATAGCCGATCTCTTTGCAGAGCCCGGCAGCGATGGATCATCCTTTACAGATGTGCATGTTTTGCAAGATTATGCCCGGCGGGATCGAGTGCTCTACGCTCGTTTGCTATCCCATAACTAA
- the prfA gene encoding peptide chain release factor 1, protein MLFDKFDDLDNRIEHLEGKLSDPEIVNDQKEFQKVVREHAHLSKLNTVYKEYKTACQDVEDNKAILHDDGEDPDLKELAKAELEELNVRIVELDKAIKIILLPKDPNDEKNTFLEIRAGAGGDEAALFVADLFRMYTRFAETMGWKVEVMSSNPLGIGGFKEIIALISGEQVFSKLKYESGVHRVQRVPETETQGRIHTSAVTVAILPEAEEVELHIDMNELKFDVFRSSGPGGQSVNTTDSAVRITHLPTGLVVICQDEKSQHKNKVKALTVLRARLLDKLESEHNAKISEARRSQVGTGDRSERIRTYNFPQGRVTDHRINLTLYKLETIMGGSLDEVIYPLITHDQAEKLKDLE, encoded by the coding sequence ATGTTATTTGATAAGTTTGATGATCTAGATAATAGAATTGAACATCTTGAAGGAAAGCTTTCTGATCCGGAAATTGTAAATGATCAGAAGGAATTTCAAAAGGTGGTTCGTGAGCATGCCCATCTGAGTAAGCTCAATACGGTGTACAAGGAGTATAAAACCGCCTGTCAGGATGTTGAGGATAATAAGGCTATTCTCCATGATGACGGGGAAGATCCAGATCTCAAAGAGCTTGCCAAGGCGGAACTTGAAGAGTTGAATGTCAGGATTGTTGAACTTGATAAAGCGATCAAGATCATCCTTCTGCCTAAAGATCCTAACGACGAGAAGAACACCTTCCTGGAGATCCGTGCTGGTGCTGGCGGTGATGAGGCGGCTCTCTTTGTTGCTGATCTGTTTAGAATGTATACCCGTTTTGCTGAGACCATGGGTTGGAAGGTTGAGGTGATGAGCTCGAATCCACTTGGTATTGGTGGCTTCAAGGAGATTATTGCCCTTATTTCCGGTGAGCAGGTCTTTTCAAAGCTCAAATATGAGAGTGGTGTCCATCGCGTTCAACGTGTACCTGAAACAGAGACCCAGGGACGTATTCATACCTCTGCTGTTACCGTGGCAATCTTGCCCGAGGCAGAAGAGGTCGAGCTGCATATTGATATGAATGAGCTGAAGTTTGATGTATTTCGTTCTTCGGGCCCGGGTGGTCAGAGTGTTAATACCACAGATTCTGCTGTTCGTATTACTCACCTTCCCACTGGTCTGGTGGTTATCTGTCAGGATGAAAAGTCTCAGCATAAGAATAAGGTCAAGGCTTTAACCGTACTGCGTGCCCGTTTGCTTGATAAGCTGGAAAGCGAGCATAACGCTAAGATTTCCGAGGCTCGCAGGAGCCAGGTTGGTACCGGTGATAGAAGTGAGCGTATTAGAACTTATAACTTTCCGCAGGGCAGGGTAACGGATCATCGTATTAATCTGACCCTCTATAAGTTGGAAACTATTATGGGCGGTTCCCTTGATGAGGTTATCTATCCTCTTATTACTCATGATCAGGCAGAAAAGCTTAAAGACCTCGAGTAA
- the rpmE gene encoding 50S ribosomal protein L31 — MRKDIHPEYHKINAVCACGNEVELGSVETEMKVEICSACHPFFTGKQKLIDTAGRIEKFKQRYAKHFEKKAEA, encoded by the coding sequence ATGAGAAAAGATATACATCCAGAATATCACAAGATTAACGCGGTTTGTGCCTGTGGCAACGAAGTAGAACTTGGTTCTGTTGAGACAGAGATGAAGGTAGAGATTTGTTCTGCTTGTCACCCTTTCTTCACCGGAAAGCAAAAGCTTATTGATACAGCAGGACGTATCGAGAAGTTCAAGCAACGTTATGCAAAGCATTTCGAGAAGAAAGCCGAAGCATAA
- the rho gene encoding transcription termination factor Rho encodes MNLAELKLKKIGDLVQLARQLNVEGYSILRKQELIFAILQAQADKEGKMRGSGVLEILPDGFGFLRAPDYNYLPGPDDIYVSPSQIRRLNLRTGDTIDGMVRAPKEGERYFALLKVESVNFDSPEAAKQKTLFGNLTPLHPDEAFDLDCDSDNYSIRAMDLFAPIGKGQRGLLVAPPRTGKTVFMQKLANTIVRNHPEVYLIVLLIDERPEEVTEMSRSVKAAEVVSSTFDEPPQRHIQVAEMVIEKAKRLVEHKKDVVILLDSITRLARAYNTVTPASGKILSGGVEANALHRPKRFFGAARNIEEGGSLTIIATALIETGSRMDEVIFEEFKGTGNMELVLDRKMADKRIFPAIDIRRSGTRKEELLMKPDKLNRIWILRKILNAMNPSDCMDFLMDKLKHHKTNAEFIDNMNG; translated from the coding sequence ATGAATCTGGCGGAATTAAAGCTGAAAAAAATTGGAGACCTGGTACAACTTGCGCGCCAATTGAATGTTGAGGGTTATAGCATATTGCGTAAGCAGGAGCTGATCTTTGCAATTCTGCAGGCCCAGGCTGATAAAGAAGGCAAGATGCGTGGAAGCGGAGTTCTGGAGATTCTTCCAGATGGCTTTGGCTTTCTCCGGGCTCCTGATTATAATTACTTGCCAGGTCCAGATGATATCTATGTGTCTCCATCGCAAATTCGCAGGTTGAATTTGAGAACAGGTGATACCATTGACGGTATGGTGCGTGCCCCTAAGGAAGGCGAGAGATATTTTGCCCTTTTGAAAGTCGAGAGTGTCAACTTTGATTCTCCCGAGGCAGCTAAACAGAAGACTCTGTTTGGTAATCTCACCCCTCTTCATCCCGACGAGGCCTTTGATCTAGACTGCGATTCAGATAATTATTCCATACGGGCAATGGATCTGTTTGCCCCTATTGGTAAGGGACAACGTGGCCTGCTTGTAGCTCCTCCCCGTACTGGTAAAACTGTTTTTATGCAGAAACTTGCCAATACAATTGTACGCAATCATCCAGAGGTGTACCTGATAGTACTGCTTATTGATGAGCGTCCGGAAGAGGTTACCGAGATGTCCCGTTCGGTTAAGGCTGCAGAGGTTGTCAGTTCTACCTTTGATGAACCACCACAGCGACATATTCAAGTTGCTGAAATGGTTATTGAGAAGGCCAAGAGATTGGTAGAGCATAAAAAAGATGTTGTTATTCTGCTTGATAGTATTACAAGACTTGCGCGGGCATACAATACCGTTACTCCTGCAAGTGGTAAAATTCTATCCGGTGGTGTTGAGGCTAACGCCCTGCATCGTCCAAAGAGATTTTTTGGTGCTGCTCGAAACATCGAAGAAGGTGGCAGTCTCACCATCATAGCTACGGCCCTTATCGAGACCGGAAGCCGCATGGATGAGGTTATCTTCGAAGAGTTCAAGGGTACGGGTAACATGGAGTTGGTACTTGATCGTAAGATGGCAGATAAGAGAATTTTTCCTGCCATTGATATTCGACGTTCTGGTACTCGTAAAGAAGAGCTGTTGATGAAGCCGGATAAGCTAAATCGTATCTGGATTCTCAGGAAGATTCTTAATGCCATGAATCCCTCAGATTGTATGGATTTTCTTATGGATAAGTTGAAGCATCATAAGACAAATGCAGAATTTATTGATAATATGAACGGGTAA
- the coaE gene encoding dephospho-CoA kinase (Dephospho-CoA kinase (CoaE) performs the final step in coenzyme A biosynthesis.), giving the protein MKIAVTGGYSSGKSSVSAVLTTLLDCFFISADIACKNELQVGATGWQQLKELWGPDYFSEDGEVDREAVREKIFLDPASKKELEAILHPLAHRQIVDAGLRADVCDKHLVAEIPLLFESDQSYDFDMVIVVSVAEDIAISRAMRRDDVRASLATSIIASQLPLAIKEARADFIINNDGLFAATYSQILFFVADRIEKKK; this is encoded by the coding sequence ATGAAGATTGCTGTGACAGGTGGTTATAGTTCAGGAAAGAGTAGCGTCAGTGCCGTATTAACGACTCTGCTGGACTGCTTTTTTATCTCTGCCGACATTGCCTGTAAGAATGAGTTGCAGGTGGGGGCTACGGGCTGGCAACAGCTGAAGGAACTTTGGGGCCCTGACTATTTCTCTGAGGATGGAGAGGTGGATCGGGAGGCGGTACGGGAAAAAATTTTCCTTGATCCGGCCAGTAAAAAAGAGTTAGAGGCCATCCTGCATCCCCTTGCCCATAGGCAGATTGTCGATGCTGGTTTGCGGGCAGATGTCTGTGATAAACATTTGGTTGCTGAAATACCGCTACTCTTTGAGAGCGATCAGTCCTATGATTTTGATATGGTCATTGTGGTATCGGTAGCTGAGGATATTGCCATAAGCAGGGCTATGCGTAGGGATGATGTTCGGGCCAGTTTGGCCACGAGCATCATAGCCTCTCAACTGCCGCTTGCTATTAAGGAGGCCCGTGCTGACTTTATCATTAATAACGATGGGCTCTTTGCGGCGACATACAGCCAGATTCTGTTTTTCGTGGCGGACAGAATAGAAAAAAAGAAGTAA
- a CDS encoding RluA family pseudouridine synthase — translation MSDQQKFEFSVSYNQRGTRLDQFLAFSLPDVSRALITLSNKKELVLVDDEVKKSSYRLKEGETVTCALWQAPPLSLEPQQVDFESIYEDDSLLVLSKPPGIVVHPGNGNTEGTLVHGLLYHCREIGGVGDAIRPGIVHRLDKDTSGAMVVAKDERSLRTLVDSFKERQVYKVYHALVCGIPKKYEGRIVAPIGRHSVHRQKMAISERTGKFAATNWQVVEVFETKDGPYSLLRVHIETGRTHQIRVHMSSIGCPIAGDQVYGSKRQNPAFARQMLHASRLRLPHPVTGRTMSFTAPLWQDFQEVLEDMDWSGALE, via the coding sequence GTGTCCGATCAGCAGAAGTTTGAATTTTCTGTTTCGTATAATCAGCGTGGAACGCGCCTGGATCAATTTCTGGCCTTTTCTCTGCCCGATGTTTCTCGGGCCCTCATAACTCTTTCCAATAAAAAAGAGTTGGTTCTTGTTGATGACGAGGTGAAAAAGAGTAGCTACCGTCTGAAGGAGGGAGAGACTGTTACCTGTGCTCTGTGGCAGGCGCCTCCTCTGAGCTTGGAACCTCAGCAGGTTGATTTTGAGTCTATCTATGAAGATGACTCTCTGCTTGTTCTTTCCAAACCACCGGGGATAGTTGTGCATCCGGGTAATGGTAATACCGAAGGGACCCTGGTTCATGGCCTTCTCTATCATTGTCGGGAAATTGGCGGTGTTGGAGATGCTATCCGTCCAGGCATAGTTCATCGCCTTGATAAGGATACCTCGGGGGCGATGGTGGTAGCCAAGGATGAAAGGAGTTTGCGCACCCTGGTGGACTCTTTTAAGGAGAGGCAGGTATATAAGGTCTATCATGCCCTCGTCTGTGGCATTCCCAAAAAATATGAAGGACGTATTGTTGCCCCCATTGGTCGTCACTCAGTGCATCGGCAAAAGATGGCAATAAGTGAGCGAACAGGTAAGTTTGCCGCAACAAATTGGCAGGTAGTGGAGGTCTTTGAAACCAAGGATGGTCCCTATTCCCTTCTCAGAGTACATATTGAGACAGGCAGAACTCACCAGATACGGGTGCATATGAGCTCAATTGGTTGCCCCATTGCAGGTGATCAGGTTTACGGTTCAAAGAGACAGAACCCTGCCTTTGCTCGACAGATGCTACATGCCTCGCGTTTGCGCCTCCCTCATCCAGTGACGGGAAGGACGATGAGCTTTACCGCTCCGTTGTGGCAGGACTTTCAGGAGGTCCTTGAGGATATGGACTGGTCTGGAGCTTTGGAGTAG
- a CDS encoding CarD family transcriptional regulator, giving the protein MFVAGDMAVYPAHGVGVIKSVETQTVAGTDQSFYVMEIMGNNMTIMIPTASSEKVGLRAIVSEEQVSEVVTILEDRDVELGSQTWNRRYRDYMEKIKTGSVHEVAAVLRDLFLLSVDKDLSYGERKMLDTAKGLLVKELSLAKKIEEVAMSDQIDAIFS; this is encoded by the coding sequence GTGTTTGTTGCAGGTGATATGGCTGTATATCCAGCCCATGGTGTTGGTGTTATTAAATCTGTGGAAACCCAGACCGTTGCTGGAACCGATCAGTCTTTCTACGTTATGGAGATTATGGGGAATAATATGACTATTATGATCCCAACTGCAAGCAGTGAGAAAGTCGGATTGCGTGCCATAGTCAGCGAAGAGCAGGTAAGTGAGGTCGTTACCATTCTCGAAGATAGAGATGTGGAATTGGGCTCTCAGACCTGGAATCGTCGCTATCGTGATTACATGGAAAAAATTAAGACTGGTTCTGTGCATGAAGTTGCTGCTGTTCTTCGTGATCTCTTTCTGCTCAGCGTTGATAAAGATCTCTCCTATGGCGAGCGTAAAATGCTCGACACAGCCAAGGGCTTACTTGTTAAAGAGCTCTCTCTTGCTAAAAAAATTGAAGAAGTGGCAATGAGTGATCAAATAGACGCAATTTTTTCTTAG
- the pth gene encoding aminoacyl-tRNA hydrolase, with amino-acid sequence MGVNEYLLVGLGNPGREYQDTRHNAGSLLLDDLSSRWSGSNSIEKYNSTFRKARVAGNSLALMQPLTYMNRSGLAVAEYVRFFKIVAENIIVIHDDIDMAPGRVKLVRGGGAGGHNGIKSINSSLGFVDYYRLKIGVGRPGKHGIHPEIPVDKYVLAPFSAEQLDIIVGRYDAIAAGLETFFRDSPAAAATVLNSLR; translated from the coding sequence ATGGGTGTAAACGAATATCTTCTTGTAGGCCTTGGAAATCCAGGGCGTGAGTATCAGGATACGCGGCATAATGCCGGTAGTCTGTTGCTTGATGATCTTTCCTCTCGTTGGTCCGGTAGTAATTCAATAGAAAAATATAACTCTACTTTTCGTAAGGCCAGGGTGGCGGGCAATTCTCTTGCCCTTATGCAACCGCTTACCTATATGAATCGGAGTGGTCTTGCCGTGGCCGAGTATGTACGTTTTTTTAAGATTGTGGCTGAAAATATTATCGTTATTCATGATGATATTGATATGGCCCCGGGGCGAGTGAAGTTGGTCCGCGGTGGGGGAGCAGGCGGGCATAATGGTATCAAGTCAATTAATTCCTCCCTTGGCTTTGTCGATTATTATCGTTTGAAGATAGGGGTGGGGCGACCAGGAAAGCATGGTATTCATCCCGAGATACCCGTTGATAAATATGTGCTGGCGCCATTTTCAGCTGAGCAACTTGATATTATTGTTGGACGATATGATGCCATAGCGGCAGGCTTAGAGACATTTTTTCGGGATTCTCCTGCTGCAGCTGCAACTGTTTTGAATAGTTTAAGGTAG
- a CDS encoding 50S ribosomal protein L25, with product MFQVEMTASVREAFGKGPMRRLRQQGITPAVVYGAGKAALPLQMDAKILMTQLLEFSRVNTVVSLSVDGQDAKNVVIAEIQSDPVTDALVHVDFCEIDLDQAREFTVPVTFEGTPKGVDLGGRLESHLTSVILKAKPLDIPNEFVINIADLAIDEQLTVADVALAENVVMVTPAARVMVAVLK from the coding sequence ATGTTTCAAGTAGAAATGACCGCTTCTGTAAGAGAAGCTTTTGGTAAAGGCCCTATGCGTCGTCTTCGTCAGCAAGGAATTACTCCTGCCGTTGTTTATGGTGCAGGTAAAGCAGCCTTGCCTTTGCAGATGGATGCGAAGATCTTGATGACACAACTTTTGGAATTTTCTAGAGTTAACACTGTTGTAAGTCTTAGCGTTGATGGCCAGGACGCGAAGAATGTTGTTATCGCTGAAATACAAAGTGATCCTGTTACCGATGCCTTGGTTCATGTTGATTTCTGTGAAATTGATCTTGATCAGGCGCGTGAGTTCACCGTACCTGTGACCTTCGAGGGAACTCCTAAGGGTGTTGATCTTGGTGGTCGTTTGGAAAGCCATCTTACCAGTGTTATTCTTAAGGCTAAGCCTTTGGATATTCCAAACGAGTTTGTTATTAATATTGCTGACCTTGCAATTGATGAGCAACTCACCGTAGCAGATGTTGCCTTGGCAGAAAATGTTGTTATGGTAACACCTGCAGCTAGAGTTATGGTTGCTGTTCTTAAGTAA
- a CDS encoding ribose-phosphate pyrophosphokinase: MPNIIKIFSGNAHPQLADEIAAHLGMQVSEADVRKFSDGEIFVEIKKNVRGTDAFIVQPTCTPVNDNLMELVLMVDALRRASARRITAVVPYYGYARQDRKSAPRVPISAKVVAEMFMAVGVRRVLCMDLHAGQIQGFFNIPVDHLYAAPVLLKHIKKEFGEDVVMVSPDAGGVERTRAFAKRLNTGLAIIDKRRDRPNECEAMHVIGDVRGKVAILMDDMADTAGTICNGAKTLLENGAKEVHACCTHPVLSGPAVERITNSDLKSFVVTNTIPLGEEAKNCPKIKQLSVSALLADAIERIHNEDSVSSLFV; this comes from the coding sequence ATGCCAAATATAATAAAAATTTTCTCAGGTAACGCTCATCCGCAGTTGGCCGATGAGATTGCTGCCCATTTAGGTATGCAGGTTAGCGAAGCTGACGTGCGTAAATTCAGTGATGGCGAGATTTTTGTCGAGATCAAGAAAAATGTTCGTGGTACTGACGCGTTTATCGTTCAGCCCACCTGCACCCCTGTAAATGATAACTTGATGGAACTGGTGCTCATGGTCGACGCCTTGAGGCGTGCTTCTGCTCGACGAATAACTGCTGTTGTTCCCTATTACGGTTATGCTCGCCAGGATCGAAAAAGTGCTCCCCGTGTGCCTATCTCCGCAAAAGTTGTTGCAGAGATGTTTATGGCCGTGGGTGTGCGTCGTGTTCTTTGCATGGATCTGCACGCAGGACAAATTCAAGGTTTTTTCAATATTCCCGTTGATCATCTCTATGCTGCGCCCGTTCTTCTTAAGCATATTAAGAAGGAGTTTGGTGAGGATGTTGTTATGGTCTCTCCCGATGCCGGTGGCGTTGAGAGAACTCGTGCCTTTGCTAAACGCTTGAATACCGGTCTTGCTATTATTGATAAACGTCGTGATCGTCCCAATGAGTGTGAAGCGATGCATGTTATCGGTGATGTGAGGGGTAAAGTAGCCATTTTGATGGATGATATGGCGGATACTGCGGGTACCATTTGTAATGGTGCCAAGACTCTTCTTGAGAACGGTGCTAAAGAGGTTCATGCCTGTTGTACTCACCCTGTTCTTTCAGGGCCTGCCGTAGAGAGAATTACCAATTCTGATCTGAAGAGCTTTGTGGTAACTAATACTATTCCTTTAGGGGAAGAGGCAAAGAACTGCCCGAAAATTAAGCAGTTGTCTGTTTCAGCATTGCTTGCAGATGCTATTGAAAGAATCCATAATGAGGATTCTGTAAGTTCTTTGTTTGTTTAA
- the ispE gene encoding 4-(cytidine 5'-diphospho)-2-C-methyl-D-erythritol kinase — protein MDRNEGELAQVATRLHMRAPAKVNLSLQVLSRRADGYHDLATHMQKVSLYDELELCLTKQSGVSLVCSDGDIPLDEKNLAVRAALAYLARSSRVGQRGVRISLEKNIPVGAGLGGGSSDAGTVLRGLNQLLDNEFSEEELIEMARPLGADVPFFASEMSAAFATGIGDILQPLESTKEFDFILVNPGIFISTKEIFERFSLTLSPKRNIFARPFRVHERASLLDYMHNDLEEIVSDLCPAIDEMKSLLEANGASAVMMSGSGSTVFGVFQRSVGQKKINQVCKVLSCKYGEKVFAVQAV, from the coding sequence ATGGATAGAAATGAAGGTGAGTTGGCTCAAGTGGCTACCCGTCTACATATGCGTGCACCTGCGAAGGTCAATCTCTCTCTGCAGGTGCTCAGTCGGCGTGCGGATGGCTACCATGATCTGGCAACTCATATGCAAAAGGTCAGTCTCTATGATGAGCTGGAGCTCTGTTTGACGAAGCAGTCTGGGGTGAGTCTTGTCTGCAGTGATGGTGATATTCCTCTTGATGAAAAAAATCTTGCCGTGCGTGCGGCCCTTGCCTATCTCGCCAGGAGTTCCCGGGTGGGGCAGCGGGGGGTGCGCATAAGTCTTGAGAAAAATATACCCGTCGGGGCAGGTCTTGGGGGTGGTAGCAGTGATGCCGGTACTGTGCTCCGAGGCTTGAATCAGCTTTTGGACAATGAGTTTAGCGAAGAGGAGTTGATTGAAATGGCCCGTCCTCTGGGGGCCGATGTGCCTTTTTTTGCTTCGGAGATGTCGGCGGCATTTGCCACAGGCATAGGAGATATTCTCCAGCCCCTTGAATCAACGAAAGAATTTGATTTTATTCTAGTTAATCCTGGGATTTTTATTTCAACAAAAGAAATATTTGAAAGATTTTCGTTGACATTAAGTCCAAAAAGAAATATCTTTGCGCGTCCTTTCAGGGTGCACGAACGAGCCTCTTTGCTGGATTACATGCATAACGATCTTGAAGAGATTGTTAGTGATCTGTGTCCGGCTATTGACGAGATGAAAAGTCTCTTGGAAGCCAATGGTGCTTCGGCGGTGATGATGTCTGGAAGTGGTTCTACGGTTTTTGGGGTTTTTCAGAGGTCCGTGGGGCAGAAAAAAATTAACCAGGTTTGTAAGGTTCTGTCTTGCAAGTATGGTGAGAAGGTTTTTGCAGTACAGGCAGTTTGA
- a CDS encoding DUF1844 domain-containing protein: protein MMSEQKKACGSAEATGGRCNGNGNGYCKMPEVTFSAFIMSLNTSVLYHLGEIPDPNTKQKNIDKELARHTIDTLVLLEEKTKGNLTEEEAEMLGEIVYDVKMRYVRSMK from the coding sequence ATGATGAGCGAGCAAAAAAAAGCATGCGGATCAGCAGAGGCAACAGGGGGAAGGTGTAACGGTAATGGCAATGGATACTGCAAGATGCCGGAGGTCACCTTTTCGGCCTTTATTATGTCTCTTAATACCTCTGTGTTGTATCATCTTGGCGAAATTCCAGATCCAAATACGAAACAGAAAAATATAGATAAGGAACTTGCCCGTCATACTATAGATACCCTTGTCCTGCTTGAGGAGAAGACCAAGGGCAACTTGACAGAGGAAGAGGCGGAGATGCTCGGGGAAATTGTCTACGATGTTAAGATGCGTTATGTGCGCAGTATGAAATAG